One region of Cuculus canorus isolate bCucCan1 chromosome 6, bCucCan1.pri, whole genome shotgun sequence genomic DNA includes:
- the NIFK gene encoding LOW QUALITY PROTEIN: MKI67 FHA domain-interacting nucleolar phosphoprotein (The sequence of the model RefSeq protein was modified relative to this genomic sequence to represent the inferred CDS: inserted 1 base in 1 codon), with protein sequence MAEAAAPVSAEGAVPAKSFLALEPRLQHELQQKVQRARSSRAGKEELTPGVVYVGHLPRGLCEPQIQEYFEQFGKVTRLRLSRSKKTGATKGYGFIEFESDDVAKIVADTMNNYLFSERLLKCQFMSPERVHENLFKNCKRMFLKPSQPAVRRYNKIRSLVQKAKMTKRLLRKEKLLRKRLAEKGLDYDFPGFAAQDLSRMRGKHKTSKKSKLNVSLSSQDPTPVCTPTVLERRKASQADDDTEDSEITLKLPPADIKNAAQRPKKKPRTHPXPEETEIDLKC encoded by the exons ATGGCGGAGGCGGCGGCGCCCGTGTCCGCAGAGGGGGCCGTACCGGCCAAGTCGTTCCTGGCCCTGGAACCGCGGCTGCAGCACGAGTTGCAGCAGAAGGTGCAGCGGGCCCGCAGCAGCCGGGCGGGCAAG GAGGAGCTGACACCAGGTGTAGTGTACGTGGGGCATCTCCCGCGGGGGCTCTGTGAACCGCAGATCCAGGAGTACTTTGAGCAGTTCGGGAAGGTGACACGGCTCAGGCTCTCAAGGAGTAAGAAG ACTGGAGCTACCAAAGGCTACGGGTTTATAGAGTTTGAGTCCGATGATGTGGCTAAGATTGTGGCTGACACCATGAACAACTACctcttttctgaaaggctgctgaaGT GTCAGTTCATGTCTCCTGAAAGGGTCCATGAAAACCTCTTCAAAAACTGTAAGAGAATGTTTCTGAAGCCTTCTCAGCCAGCAGTCAGGCGGTACAATAAGATTCGCTCACTTGTTCAGAAGGCGAAGATGACAAAGAGACTGCTGCGAAAGGAGAAGCTTTTACGGAAGAGGCTGGCTGAGAAGGGGCTCGATTATGACTTCCCAGGATTT GCTGCACAGGATCTTTCCAGAATGAGAGGAAAGCATAAAACATCCAAGAAATCAAAGCTGAACGTTTCTTTGAGCAGCCAG GATCCTACTCCAGTCTGTACACCAACAGTGCTCGAGCGCCGTAAAGCTTCCCAGGCAGATGATGACACAGAGGACAGTGAAATAACTCTCAAACTACCCCCTGCCGACATTAAGAATGCTGCGCAGAGACCAAAGAAGAAGCCAAGAACACACC TacctgaagaaacagaaatagacTTAAAATGTTGA
- the TSN gene encoding translin — MSVSDMFVALQGALTADQDIREEIRKVVQALEQTAREMLTLLQGVHQGPGFQDIPTKCQKAREHFSTVKTQLESLKTKFPADQYYRFHEHWRFVLQRLVFLAAFVVYLESETLVTQQSVAEILGIEADRERGFHLDIEDYLSGILTLASELARLAVNSVTAGDYSRPLRISTFINELDSGFRLLNLKNDSLRKRYDGLKYDVKKIEEVVYDLSIRGLSKETTGGAGGEK, encoded by the exons ATGTCTGTGAGCGATATGTTCGTGGCGCTGCAAGGCGCCCTCACCGCCGACCAGGACATCCGTGAG GAGATCCGGAAGGTGGTGCAGGCGCTGGAGCAGACGGCACGGGAGATGCTGACACTGCTGCAGGGTGTGCACCAGGGACCCGGCTTCCAGGACA taccaACAAAATGTCAGAAGGCTCGTGAACACTTCAGTACAGTGAAAACACAGCTGGAATCTCTGAAGACCAAGTTTCCTGCTGATCAGTATTACAG ATTTCATGAGCACTGGAGGTTTGTGCTTCAGCGGTTGGTGTTTCTGGCAGCGTTTGTAGTCTACTTGGAGTCAGAAACGTTGGTGACCCAACAGTCTGTGGCAGAAATTCTGGGAA TTGAAGCTGATCGAGAGCGAGGCTTCCACCTGGACATTGAGGACTATCTTTCTGGCATATTAACTCTTGCCAGTGAGCTG GCTAGGCTGGCAGTGAACAGCGTCACCGCTGGTGACTATTCTCGTCCTCTCCGCATCTCAACTTTTATCAACGAGCTGGATTCTGGCTTCCGTCTCCTCAACCTGAAGAACGACTCCTTGAGGAAACGTTACGATGGCCTGAAATATGATGTCAAGAAAATTGAGGAAGTGGTTTATGACTTGTCGATCAGAGGACTCAGTAAGGAGACAACAGGTGGTGCGGGTGGAGAGAAATGA